In Candidatus Methanomethylicota archaeon, the DNA window ATTGTCCACACCCCTATAGGTAACGTTTTCTTGGGGAACCACCATAGTTGCTGTGGAATCCATAAGACGCCATGGTGAACAAAAGGATAAAGAGAGAACCCATCAGAGATCACATTTATACCGTGTTTTCTCAATACGTGTAGGGTTGTGTAATCGAATGAGTGATATGGCGCAATGAACAAGTCTGGTTTAACATTGTTGGCTCTAAAGATCTCAAGTGCTTTAACTATTTTATCTTCTTGCTCCTCCTCGCCGAGACCAGCAAACTCGCTACAGGAGTTAATGCCTAATATACCTCTATTTCTAGTGACGCATAGATGCTGATATCCGTGGACTCCGATAATCCAGCCGATTTTCTGCCTCTTCTTTACGTAACTCCAGAAATCCTCTTTCTCCTTCTCTATGAGGAAGGCCTGATTTTTATTATTGGGTATCACAGCTAATATGGGCTTGATATTTCCTTCCAAAAGTAATTCATCTACTTCAAGCCATATCCTCCAATTCATAGTAG includes these proteins:
- a CDS encoding DUF2334 domain-containing protein; translated protein: MVFLLRFDDICPTMNWRIWLEVDELLLEGNIKPILAVIPNNKNQAFLIEKEKEDFWSYVKKRQKIGWIIGVHGYQHLCVTRNRGILGINSCSEFAGLGEEEQEDKIVKALEIFRANNVKPDLFIAPYHSFDYTTLHVLRKHGINVISDGFSLYPFVHHGVLWIPQQLWWFPKKTLPIGVWT